Proteins from a single region of Hymenobacter aquaticus:
- a CDS encoding Crp/Fnr family transcriptional regulator translates to MDRDSLIGFLQSMGNVSAAQAADIAQSFRARTLAKNEFLLPAGRISNEYLFLEQGFVRAFAYDDAGHDVTTGFFSAGQVVLEVASFFNRTPSQEHLQALTNCRGWCITYQQLNGLFHARPEFREFGRAVLVRELSRLKGRLLALTTATASARYAALLSASPEILQHVPLKHVASFLGVTDSSLSRIRAAGKDPGPA, encoded by the coding sequence ATGGACCGAGACTCGCTGATTGGCTTTCTGCAAAGTATGGGCAACGTCAGCGCCGCCCAGGCCGCCGACATTGCCCAGAGCTTCCGCGCCCGGACGCTGGCCAAAAACGAGTTTCTGCTGCCCGCCGGCCGCATCAGCAACGAGTACCTGTTCCTGGAGCAGGGCTTCGTGCGGGCCTTTGCCTACGACGACGCCGGCCACGACGTCACCACGGGCTTTTTCTCGGCCGGGCAGGTGGTGCTGGAAGTGGCCTCGTTTTTCAACCGCACCCCCTCGCAGGAGCACTTGCAGGCCCTCACCAACTGCCGGGGCTGGTGCATCACCTACCAGCAGCTCAATGGCCTGTTTCACGCCCGGCCCGAGTTCCGGGAGTTCGGCCGCGCGGTGCTGGTGCGCGAGCTGAGCCGGCTCAAAGGCCGCCTGCTGGCCCTGACCACGGCCACCGCCTCGGCCCGCTACGCGGCCCTGCTCAGCGCCAGTCCCGAGATTCTGCAGCACGTGCCCCTCAAGCACGTGGCCTCCTTCCTGGGCGTCACCGATTCGTCGTTAAGCCGCATCCGGGCCGCCGGCAAAGACCCCGGCCCCGCCTGA
- the ccoN gene encoding cytochrome-c oxidase, cbb3-type subunit I, producing MPVEPLPPLAVPHPPLVPTTPARAVDTFFYDNKIVRDFGVATVIWGIIGMLVGVLAAFQLARPELNMGTAYTTFGRIRPLHTNAVIFAFVGNGIFTGVYYSLQRLCKARMFSGTLSKIHFWGWQLIILSAVATLPLGFTTSKEYAELEWPIDIAITLVWVVFGWNMFGTIARRRERHLYVGIWFYIATFLTVAVLHIVNSLAVPVSFMKSYSVYAGVQDALVQWWYGHNAVAFFLTTPYLGLMYYFLPKAAGRPVYSYRLSIIHFWSLIFIYIWAGPHHLLYTALPDWAQSLGVAFSVMLIAPSWGGMINGLLTLRGAWDKVREEPVLKFMVVAVTAYGMATFEGPMLSLKNVNAIAHFTDWIVAHVHVGALGWNGFLTFAMLYWLWPRLYRTALYSKKLATMHFWLGTIGILFYALPMYWAGFTQGLMWKQFNAEGMLQYPNFLETVMHIVPMYYLRGIGGVLYLSGVFVMLYNLVKTARAGSLLANEKAQAAPLLPEAQDPHAQGGHWHRWLERRPFQLAVGATVAILIGGAIEMIPTFLVKSNVPTIAAVKPYTALELQGRDIYIKEGCSNCHTQMVRPFRSETERYGEYSKAGEFVYDRPFLWGSKRTGPDLHRVGAKYPHSWHYNHMLDPTSMSPGSIMPAYPWLFENSIDYSTLPKKITVLQSLGTPYPAGYDQQAVADARRQARGIAQELRKEEIEVKSDKEIVALIAYLQRLGTDIKVKPEQVTAAR from the coding sequence ATGCCCGTCGAACCCCTACCCCCGCTAGCGGTGCCCCATCCGCCCCTGGTACCCACGACTCCCGCCCGGGCGGTTGACACCTTTTTCTACGACAACAAGATCGTGCGCGACTTCGGGGTGGCCACCGTCATCTGGGGTATTATCGGCATGCTGGTCGGCGTGCTGGCGGCCTTCCAGCTGGCCCGGCCCGAGCTGAACATGGGCACGGCCTACACCACCTTCGGCCGCATCCGGCCGCTGCACACCAACGCCGTGATTTTCGCCTTCGTCGGCAACGGCATCTTCACCGGGGTGTACTACTCCTTGCAGCGCCTGTGCAAAGCCCGGATGTTCAGTGGCACGCTCAGCAAAATCCACTTTTGGGGCTGGCAGCTGATTATCCTCTCGGCCGTGGCTACGCTGCCTTTGGGCTTTACCACCAGCAAGGAATACGCCGAGCTGGAGTGGCCCATCGACATTGCCATTACCCTGGTCTGGGTGGTGTTTGGCTGGAACATGTTCGGCACCATTGCCCGGCGGCGCGAGCGGCACCTCTACGTGGGCATCTGGTTCTACATTGCCACCTTCCTGACGGTGGCCGTGCTGCACATCGTCAACTCGCTGGCCGTGCCGGTGTCGTTTATGAAAAGCTACTCCGTGTACGCCGGCGTGCAGGATGCCCTGGTGCAGTGGTGGTACGGCCACAACGCGGTGGCCTTCTTCCTGACCACGCCCTACCTGGGCCTGATGTACTACTTCCTGCCCAAGGCCGCCGGCCGGCCGGTGTACTCCTACCGCCTCTCCATCATTCACTTCTGGTCCCTGATTTTCATCTACATCTGGGCCGGGCCGCACCACTTGCTCTACACCGCCCTGCCCGACTGGGCCCAGAGCCTGGGCGTGGCTTTCTCCGTGATGCTGATTGCCCCCAGCTGGGGCGGCATGATCAACGGCCTGCTGACGTTGCGCGGGGCCTGGGACAAAGTGCGCGAGGAGCCCGTGCTCAAGTTCATGGTCGTGGCCGTGACGGCCTACGGCATGGCCACCTTCGAGGGGCCCATGCTGAGCCTGAAGAACGTCAACGCCATTGCCCATTTCACCGACTGGATTGTGGCCCACGTGCACGTGGGGGCCCTGGGCTGGAACGGCTTCCTGACCTTCGCCATGCTCTACTGGCTGTGGCCCCGCCTCTACCGCACCGCCCTGTATTCCAAGAAGCTGGCCACGATGCACTTCTGGCTGGGCACCATCGGCATCCTGTTCTACGCCCTGCCCATGTACTGGGCCGGCTTCACCCAGGGTTTGATGTGGAAGCAGTTCAACGCCGAGGGTATGCTGCAATACCCCAACTTCCTGGAAACCGTGATGCATATCGTGCCCATGTACTACCTGCGCGGCATCGGCGGGGTGCTCTACCTGAGCGGGGTGTTCGTGATGCTGTATAACCTGGTGAAAACGGCCCGGGCCGGCTCCCTGCTGGCCAATGAAAAGGCCCAGGCCGCGCCCCTGCTGCCCGAAGCCCAGGACCCGCACGCCCAGGGCGGCCACTGGCACCGCTGGCTTGAGCGGCGGCCCTTCCAGCTGGCCGTGGGCGCCACCGTGGCCATTCTCATCGGCGGCGCCATCGAAATGATTCCCACGTTTCTGGTCAAGAGCAACGTGCCCACCATTGCCGCCGTGAAGCCCTACACCGCCCTCGAATTGCAGGGCCGCGACATCTACATCAAGGAGGGCTGCTCGAACTGCCACACCCAGATGGTGCGCCCCTTCCGCTCCGAAACCGAGCGGTACGGCGAGTACTCCAAGGCCGGGGAGTTCGTCTACGACCGGCCCTTCCTCTGGGGCTCGAAGCGCACCGGCCCCGATTTGCACCGCGTGGGCGCCAAGTACCCCCACTCCTGGCACTACAACCACATGCTGGACCCCACCAGCATGTCGCCCGGCTCGATTATGCCCGCCTACCCCTGGCTGTTCGAAAACAGCATCGACTACAGCACCCTGCCCAAGAAAATCACCGTGCTGCAAAGTCTGGGTACGCCCTACCCCGCCGGCTACGACCAGCAGGCCGTGGCCGACGCCCGACGCCAGGCCCGGGGCATTGCCCAGGAGCTGCGCAAAGAGGAAATCGAGGTCAAGTCCGACAAGGAAATCGTGGCCCTGATTGCCTACCTCCAGCGCCTGGGCACCGACATCAAAGTCAAGCCCGAACAGGTTACGGCCGCCAGGTAA
- a CDS encoding cbb3-type cytochrome c oxidase N-terminal domain-containing protein yields the protein MRLVSTLLRGSGVLLALTTLAARPALAQAAETTAPAGPAAPGSQQLLLWFLLGTLALVILLIGVLTATLLVRLRPQLRRLYELPTVRSTWSGRVLGLAVGDTTLVRGEVRDELLDHDYDGILEFDNDLPPWWKYGFYATILFAIGYLSYYHVAQAGQLQGAEYAAEMQQAALLGAANADDPNQLTTYQALTTAADLSSGQSLFTTNCAPCHGQHGEGKVGPNLTDEYWLHGGEVNHVYKTIKFGVQGKGMVAWKGKLSGKQLLQVSSYVLSLQGSKPAGAKEPQGEKESPTRL from the coding sequence ATGAGGCTAGTTTCAACCCTTCTGCGCGGCTCCGGCGTCCTGCTGGCCCTGACGACGCTGGCCGCCCGCCCGGCGCTGGCCCAGGCCGCCGAAACCACCGCCCCGGCCGGCCCCGCCGCCCCCGGCTCCCAGCAGCTGCTGCTCTGGTTTCTGCTCGGCACCCTGGCCCTGGTCATCCTGCTGATCGGGGTGCTCACGGCCACGCTTCTCGTGCGGCTGCGGCCCCAGCTGCGCCGCCTCTACGAGCTGCCCACCGTGCGCTCCACCTGGAGCGGCCGGGTGCTGGGCCTGGCCGTGGGCGACACCACCCTGGTGCGCGGCGAGGTGCGCGACGAGCTGCTCGACCACGACTACGATGGTATCCTGGAGTTCGACAACGACCTGCCGCCGTGGTGGAAGTACGGCTTCTACGCCACCATCCTCTTCGCCATCGGCTACCTGAGCTACTACCACGTTGCCCAGGCTGGCCAGTTGCAGGGGGCCGAATACGCCGCCGAAATGCAGCAGGCCGCCCTGCTCGGCGCGGCCAACGCCGACGACCCCAACCAGCTCACCACCTACCAGGCCCTGACCACGGCCGCCGACCTGAGCAGCGGCCAGAGCCTGTTCACGACCAACTGCGCCCCCTGCCACGGCCAGCACGGCGAAGGCAAAGTGGGCCCCAACCTGACCGACGAGTACTGGCTGCACGGCGGCGAGGTCAACCACGTCTACAAAACCATCAAGTTCGGGGTGCAGGGCAAGGGCATGGTGGCCTGGAAGGGCAAGCTCTCCGGCAAGCAGCTGCTGCAAGTCAGCTCCTACGTGCTGAGTCTGCAGGGCTCGAAGCCGGCCGGCGCCAAAGAGCCCCAGGGCGAGAAAGAGTCCCCGACCAGGCTGTAA
- the ccoG gene encoding cytochrome c oxidase accessory protein CcoG, giving the protein MPTTQPQPAASFRDSIATVDAAGKRVWLYPKKPGGRLYSRRKWLSYGLLALLLAGPWLRLHDLPLLLLNLPARRFIVLGQIFWPQDFFILLLATLTFVLFIIVFTVVYGRVFCGWVCPQTIFLEMVFRRIEYWLEGDAPQQKALDRATWDWNKTWRKTTKHTLFLLLSFLIANTFLAYIIGSDELVKIVTDRPAAHLGGLASMVLFTGVFYAVFARFREQVCTIACPYGRLQGVLLDKNSLVVAYDYQRGEPREKRRKNQPRTAGDCIDCHQCVQVCPTGIDIRNGAQQLECTNCTACIDACNTIMHLVNLPEGLIRHASENNIAQGTQPKFTTRMKVLSGVLAVLLVVLTGLLVSRANVQATVLRTPGQRFQKTDHGTITNLYNISVINKTNRPYPLTLRVLEPAQGKISLVGTNGGLQLPAQGLAEGVFFAELPRTALTRTNQQLRIGLFSGPELIAETTTKFLGPVQ; this is encoded by the coding sequence ATGCCGACCACCCAACCCCAGCCCGCCGCGTCGTTCCGCGACTCCATTGCCACGGTCGACGCGGCCGGTAAGCGGGTGTGGCTTTACCCCAAAAAGCCCGGCGGCCGGCTGTATAGCCGCCGCAAGTGGCTGAGCTACGGCCTGCTGGCGCTGCTCTTGGCCGGCCCCTGGCTGCGCCTCCACGATTTGCCGCTGCTGCTGCTCAACCTGCCCGCGCGGCGCTTTATCGTTCTGGGGCAAATCTTCTGGCCCCAGGACTTTTTTATCCTGCTGCTGGCCACGCTCACCTTCGTGCTGTTCATCATCGTCTTCACGGTGGTCTACGGGCGGGTGTTCTGCGGCTGGGTCTGCCCCCAGACCATCTTCCTGGAAATGGTGTTCCGCCGCATCGAGTACTGGCTCGAAGGCGACGCGCCCCAGCAGAAGGCCCTCGACCGGGCCACCTGGGACTGGAATAAAACCTGGCGCAAGACCACCAAGCACACCCTGTTCCTGCTCCTGTCCTTCCTGATTGCCAACACCTTCCTGGCCTACATCATCGGCTCGGATGAGCTGGTCAAGATTGTGACGGACCGGCCCGCCGCGCACCTCGGCGGCCTGGCGTCGATGGTCTTGTTTACGGGCGTGTTCTACGCCGTCTTTGCCCGGTTTCGGGAGCAGGTCTGCACCATTGCCTGCCCCTACGGCCGGTTGCAGGGCGTGCTGCTCGACAAAAACAGCCTGGTGGTGGCCTACGACTACCAGCGGGGCGAGCCCCGGGAAAAGCGGCGCAAAAACCAGCCGCGCACCGCCGGCGACTGTATCGACTGCCACCAGTGCGTGCAGGTCTGCCCCACCGGCATCGACATCCGCAACGGGGCCCAACAGCTGGAATGCACCAACTGCACGGCCTGCATCGACGCCTGCAACACCATTATGCACCTGGTGAACCTGCCCGAGGGCCTGATTCGCCACGCCTCGGAAAACAACATTGCCCAGGGCACCCAGCCCAAGTTCACCACCCGCATGAAGGTGCTGTCGGGGGTGCTGGCGGTGCTATTGGTGGTGCTGACCGGCCTGCTCGTGTCGCGGGCCAACGTACAGGCTACCGTGCTGCGCACCCCGGGGCAGCGGTTTCAGAAAACCGACCACGGCACCATCACCAACCTGTATAATATCTCGGTCATCAACAAAACCAACCGGCCCTACCCGCTCACGCTGCGGGTGCTGGAGCCGGCCCAGGGCAAAATCTCCCTGGTGGGCACCAACGGCGGCCTGCAGCTGCCGGCCCAGGGCCTGGCCGAGGGCGTGTTCTTCGCCGAGCTGCCCCGCACCGCCCTGACGCGCACCAACCAGCAACTCCGCATCGGCCTGTTCAGCGGCCCCGAGCTCATTGCCGAAACCACCACCAAGTTTCTGGGCCCGGTGCAGTAA
- a CDS encoding FixH family protein, whose amino-acid sequence MAIAPASQRTFWPYAIVIAFVLFAGYIGFMVQQALRTRVDLVSPDYYQQELAYQQRLETEVRTAALPAPVQVLLDAQAQRLTLILPAALAGPAVRGQVHFFRPSDQQLDFSLPLRFGPDNQQQINTGRMRPGYWRVRLTFTAGGQAYFVERNITLGT is encoded by the coding sequence ATGGCAATTGCTCCTGCTTCCCAGCGCACGTTCTGGCCCTACGCCATTGTTATAGCCTTCGTGCTGTTTGCCGGCTACATCGGCTTCATGGTGCAGCAGGCCCTGCGCACCCGCGTCGATTTGGTCAGCCCCGACTACTACCAGCAGGAGCTGGCTTACCAGCAGCGCCTGGAAACCGAGGTCCGCACCGCCGCCCTGCCCGCGCCCGTGCAGGTGCTGCTCGACGCGCAAGCCCAGCGCCTGACGCTTATCCTGCCCGCCGCGCTGGCCGGCCCGGCCGTGCGGGGCCAGGTCCACTTCTTCCGGCCCTCCGACCAGCAGCTGGATTTCAGCCTGCCCCTGCGGTTCGGGCCCGATAACCAGCAGCAAATCAACACCGGCCGGATGCGGCCCGGCTACTGGCGCGTCCGCCTCACCTTCACCGCCGGCGGGCAGGCGTATTTCGTGGAAAGAAATATCACCCTCGGCACCTGA
- a CDS encoding sulfite exporter TauE/SafE family protein, producing the protein MLWAGFVFGILGSFHCVGMCGAIALALPGRADAAAPSARYVGGRLLYNLGRVTTYSALGAVTGLVGHSLRLAGVQQGLSIASGLLILLLVGLPPRYADGLSAGLGLQRPLAWVKNTLARLFQQHSWRALYLTGLLNGLLPCGLVYLALAGALSAPGVPGAAAYMACFGLGTLPLMLGLSLTGRLVPLPWRTRMRQAVPYAASLLAVLFIVRGLGLGIPYLSPQLSAAGKAAAGPLRAGHYCH; encoded by the coding sequence ATGCTCTGGGCCGGGTTTGTTTTTGGAATACTGGGCAGCTTTCACTGCGTGGGCATGTGCGGGGCCATTGCCCTGGCCCTGCCCGGCCGCGCCGATGCCGCCGCGCCTTCGGCCCGCTACGTGGGCGGCCGCCTGCTCTACAACCTGGGCCGCGTCACGACTTACTCGGCACTAGGCGCAGTTACCGGCCTGGTGGGCCACAGCCTGCGCCTGGCCGGTGTGCAGCAAGGCCTGTCCATTGCCTCGGGCCTGCTGATTCTGCTGCTCGTGGGCCTGCCCCCGCGCTACGCCGATGGGCTGAGTGCCGGGCTGGGCTTGCAGCGGCCCCTGGCCTGGGTGAAAAATACGCTGGCCCGCTTGTTCCAACAGCATTCGTGGCGGGCGTTGTACCTCACCGGCCTGCTCAATGGCCTGCTGCCCTGCGGCCTGGTGTACTTAGCGTTGGCCGGGGCCCTAAGCGCGCCGGGCGTGCCGGGGGCCGCCGCCTACATGGCCTGCTTCGGGCTGGGCACGCTGCCGCTGATGCTGGGCCTTTCCCTGACCGGCCGCCTGGTGCCGCTGCCCTGGCGCACCCGCATGCGGCAGGCCGTGCCCTACGCGGCCTCCCTGCTGGCGGTGCTGTTCATCGTGCGGGGCCTGGGCCTGGGCATTCCCTACCTGAGTCCGCAGCTGAGTGCGGCGGGTAAAGCGGCGGCGGGCCCGTTGCGCGCCGGGCACTATTGCCATTAA
- a CDS encoding universal stress protein — translation MKTLLVPIDHTAAAEHTLAYANKLAVRWPAEVVLLYCHASSAPAPAAAAELAEQEQRLRSLVERLRYQQLARQDGRRIQYRYRLLPGCLHDQVQAEAQRCAADLVVMGLEHIDCGRQAPPGNHAAAIAGLVSCPVLVVPPGRRSLPSRLVFSADFSTLPPSLLPRLSALEGAFPGPLDLVQFYSPTERDRRRPLKQALSQAAAQLTWPAPTTHLLEDDAPLEGISEYCARTQAQLLIIAPADQAQLLRYFDSCYTTTRAYHTQIPVLVLRAVERQPAVACCERCAERLEQAKPAAVLPNYHAIRWA, via the coding sequence ATGAAAACCCTTCTCGTCCCCATCGACCACACGGCCGCCGCCGAACACACGCTGGCCTATGCCAATAAGCTGGCCGTGCGTTGGCCGGCCGAGGTGGTGCTGCTCTACTGCCACGCCAGCTCGGCCCCGGCCCCGGCGGCCGCAGCCGAGCTGGCCGAGCAGGAGCAGCGGCTGCGGAGCCTGGTGGAACGCCTGCGCTACCAGCAGCTCGCCCGCCAGGACGGCCGCCGGATTCAGTACCGCTACCGCCTCCTGCCCGGCTGCCTCCACGACCAGGTGCAGGCCGAAGCCCAACGGTGCGCCGCCGACCTGGTCGTGATGGGCCTGGAGCACATTGACTGCGGCCGGCAGGCCCCGCCCGGCAACCACGCCGCGGCCATTGCCGGGCTGGTGAGCTGCCCGGTGCTGGTAGTGCCGCCCGGTCGCCGCAGCCTGCCCAGCCGCCTGGTGTTTTCGGCCGACTTCAGCACCCTGCCGCCCAGTTTGCTGCCCCGGCTGTCGGCCCTGGAAGGCGCGTTTCCGGGTCCGCTGGATCTGGTGCAGTTCTATTCCCCGACCGAGCGGGACCGGCGCCGGCCGCTGAAACAGGCGCTCAGCCAAGCGGCGGCCCAGCTCACCTGGCCGGCCCCGACAACGCACCTGCTCGAAGACGATGCCCCGCTGGAAGGCATCAGCGAGTATTGTGCCCGCACCCAGGCCCAGCTGCTCATCATTGCCCCCGCCGACCAGGCCCAGCTGCTGCGCTACTTCGACTCGTGCTACACCACCACCCGGGCCTACCACACCCAGATTCCGGTGCTGGTGCTGCGCGCCGTGGAGCGCCAGCCCGCCGTGGCCTGCTGCGAGCGGTGCGCCGAACGGCTGGAGCAAGCCAAGCCCGCCGCCGTGCTGCCCAACTACCACGCCATCCGCTGGGCCTAG
- the hemF gene encoding oxygen-dependent coproporphyrinogen oxidase: MSASTAAVAPSRLLVENWMRQFQDWLCHRLELADGGGIRFGEDAWEHASGGGGATRVLLNGAVLEKGGVAFSAVWGEMSAPAAQQLLMPDARYFATGVSVVQHPRSPRVPISHMNVRYFEAGNGEAWFGGGLDLTPIYVDEQQARWFHEQIRETCDQHHPDYYPRFKQWADDYFYLAHRQETRGVGGIFFDRLAVGPDGSFEELFAFVQDVGEVYGRAYATIMRQNRDLPYSEREKQWQLVRRGRYAEFNLAIDRGTRFGLETGGRTESILMSLPPQAEWHYNLTPEPGSAEEATQQWLRKGIDWVSQ; the protein is encoded by the coding sequence ATGTCTGCTTCCACCGCCGCTGTTGCCCCTTCCCGTCTGCTCGTCGAGAACTGGATGCGCCAGTTTCAGGACTGGCTGTGCCACCGGCTGGAGCTGGCGGATGGCGGCGGAATACGTTTTGGGGAAGACGCCTGGGAGCACGCCAGCGGGGGTGGCGGGGCCACGCGGGTGCTGCTGAACGGGGCAGTACTGGAGAAAGGCGGCGTGGCTTTTTCGGCCGTATGGGGCGAGATGAGCGCGCCGGCCGCCCAGCAGCTGCTCATGCCCGACGCCCGCTACTTTGCCACCGGCGTATCGGTGGTGCAGCACCCGCGCAGCCCCCGGGTTCCGATTTCGCACATGAACGTGCGCTATTTCGAGGCCGGCAACGGCGAGGCCTGGTTTGGCGGCGGCCTGGATCTGACCCCGATTTACGTCGATGAGCAGCAGGCCCGCTGGTTTCACGAGCAGATCCGGGAAACCTGCGACCAGCACCACCCCGACTATTACCCGCGCTTCAAGCAGTGGGCCGACGACTACTTTTACCTGGCGCACCGCCAGGAAACCCGCGGCGTGGGCGGCATTTTCTTCGACCGGCTCGCCGTGGGGCCGGATGGCTCGTTTGAGGAGCTGTTCGCCTTCGTGCAGGACGTGGGCGAAGTTTACGGCCGCGCCTACGCCACCATCATGCGCCAGAACCGCGACCTGCCCTACTCGGAGCGGGAAAAGCAGTGGCAGCTGGTGCGCCGGGGCCGCTACGCCGAGTTCAACCTGGCCATCGACCGGGGCACGCGCTTCGGCCTCGAAACCGGGGGCCGCACCGAGAGCATCCTGATGAGCCTGCCGCCCCAGGCCGAGTGGCACTACAACCTCACGCCCGAGCCCGGCTCGGCCGAGGAAGCCACCCAGCAGTGGCTGCGCAAGGGCATCGACTGGGTAAGCCAGTAG
- a CDS encoding carboxylesterase/lipase family protein gives MKLSSGASFGAYLLPVSTANRPPWWRAGFCGVVGLWLVLAATGPGQAQTSRQQPATPASTQVRITDGILEGSTTAAGIRTFKGVPFAAPPVGPLRWKEPQPVPKWSGVRPARQFGPRPMQLPLYADMQFRSPAVSEDCLYLNVWTPAKSGRERRPVLVYFYGGGFQAGDGSEPRYDGESMARRGIVAVTVNYRLGVFGFLAHPALSQESGRQASGNYGFLDQTAALRWVQQNIAAFGGDPRQVTIAGESAGAMSVSAQMASAQARHLFARAIGESGSLLNSSFGPVALAAGEATGAAFAARLGATSLAALRALPAGQLLAAAGAPGVARFQPTIDGYFFAQPPAATFAAGQQAPVPLLVGWNSQEMNAGFLLGNQPPTAENFRAVVQQLYGPRAAEALRLYPAATDAEAAQSATDLAGDRFIAYSTWKWAEAHQRAGGPPVYRYLYARPRPAVAGEAATGPAAGAVHSAEIEYALGNLATNTAFAWTPADYRVSETLQGYFANFIKTGNPNGAGLPTWPAAQSAGSQVLRVDVETKAEPESNRRRYLFLDQQAGQ, from the coding sequence ATGAAGTTATCCAGTGGGGCGTCCTTCGGCGCGTATTTGCTTCCTGTCTCAACTGCAAACCGCCCGCCGTGGTGGCGGGCGGGCTTCTGCGGCGTAGTCGGCCTGTGGCTGGTGCTGGCGGCTACCGGACCCGGGCAAGCCCAAACCAGCCGGCAACAACCGGCCACCCCGGCGTCAACTCAGGTGCGGATTACCGACGGAATTTTGGAAGGCAGCACGACGGCGGCCGGCATCCGCACGTTTAAGGGCGTGCCGTTTGCGGCGCCACCGGTGGGCCCGTTGCGCTGGAAAGAGCCCCAGCCCGTGCCGAAATGGTCGGGCGTGCGGCCGGCCCGGCAGTTCGGGCCCCGGCCCATGCAGCTGCCGCTCTACGCCGACATGCAGTTCCGCTCCCCCGCCGTCAGCGAGGATTGTCTGTACCTCAACGTCTGGACGCCGGCCAAGTCGGGGCGGGAGCGGCGGCCGGTGCTGGTGTACTTCTACGGGGGCGGCTTCCAGGCCGGCGACGGGTCGGAGCCGCGCTACGACGGCGAAAGCATGGCCCGCCGCGGCATCGTGGCCGTCACAGTCAACTACCGGCTGGGCGTGTTCGGCTTTCTGGCCCACCCGGCGCTCAGCCAGGAGTCGGGCCGCCAGGCGTCCGGCAACTATGGCTTTCTGGATCAGACGGCGGCCCTGCGCTGGGTGCAGCAGAACATTGCGGCTTTCGGCGGCGACCCGCGGCAGGTGACCATTGCCGGCGAGTCGGCCGGGGCTATGTCGGTGAGTGCCCAAATGGCTTCCGCGCAAGCCCGGCACCTGTTTGCCCGCGCCATCGGCGAAAGTGGCTCGCTGCTGAACAGCAGCTTCGGGCCCGTGGCGCTGGCGGCAGGCGAAGCCACCGGCGCGGCTTTTGCGGCCAGGCTGGGGGCTACTTCGCTGGCGGCGCTGCGGGCCCTGCCGGCCGGCCAGCTGCTGGCGGCGGCCGGGGCGCCCGGCGTGGCCCGGTTTCAGCCCACCATCGACGGTTATTTCTTTGCCCAGCCGCCAGCGGCTACGTTTGCGGCCGGACAGCAAGCCCCGGTGCCGCTGCTGGTAGGCTGGAACTCGCAGGAAATGAATGCGGGCTTTTTGCTGGGTAACCAGCCGCCCACGGCGGAGAATTTCCGCGCCGTCGTGCAACAGCTCTACGGCCCCCGGGCCGCAGAAGCCCTGCGCCTGTACCCGGCCGCCACCGATGCCGAGGCGGCACAGTCGGCCACCGACCTGGCCGGCGACCGGTTCATTGCCTACAGCACCTGGAAGTGGGCCGAGGCGCACCAACGCGCGGGCGGGCCGCCGGTGTACCGCTACCTCTACGCCCGGCCCCGCCCGGCGGTGGCTGGTGAGGCGGCTACGGGCCCCGCGGCCGGGGCGGTGCATTCGGCCGAAATAGAGTATGCCCTCGGCAACCTGGCCACCAACACGGCCTTTGCCTGGACCCCAGCCGACTACCGCGTATCGGAAACGCTGCAAGGCTATTTTGCCAACTTCATCAAAACCGGCAACCCCAATGGCGCCGGCCTGCCTACCTGGCCCGCCGCGCAAAGCGCTGGCAGCCAGGTGCTGCGCGTAGATGTCGAAACGAAAGCCGAGCCCGAGTCGAACCGCCGCCGCTACCTGTTTCTGGATCAGCAGGCCGGGCAGTAG